A stretch of DNA from Candidatus Pseudomonas phytovorans:
GGAACTGCTTGCCGACCGGGTTGGCGCACTTGGCGGCCTTGATCTCTTCACCTTCGACCATCTTGTCCATCGCCCCACGGCGATCGCTGGAGCACCACACCGCCTGCAACTGCTGGTCACCCGGCGAGCCGAGCCCCTGGCGCGGGAAGGCGACATAGCGCACTTCGATACCGCGGCGGTTCAGTTCGGGCACTTCGGCGTGCAGCTTGTGGCAGTACGGGCAGGTGGTGTCGGTGAACACGGTGATGTGCGACTTGGTCTCGCCCTTGGCAGGATAAACCACCATCTCGGCGGCTGGAATGCCGTTGATGAGCTTGGCGACGCCTTGGCGCTCGGTTTTTTCGGTGAGGTTGACCGGCTTGCCGTCCTGGATCTGGAACAGGTAGCCCTGCATCACGAACTGGCCGTCGGCGCTGGCGTACAGCACGCGGCCGCCCTGCAGCTTGACTTCATACAGGCCGTTCAGCGGGCTGCTGGCCACGCTTTCGACGGGCACGTCCAGCTCAAGGTTTTGCAACGATTTACGGATGGCCTGCTCGGCACCGGCATTGCTGTCGGTTGCCGCAGCAACGGCAAAAGTACTGGCCAACGCCAACGCGGCGGCGGCGAAAAACTGGGTCACGCGCATGGGAACTCCTGAAGGCGGACAGGGGCCGGGGGGCGCCACCTGCGAAAAATACGCGGTGGCCGTGCGGCCCTTGGTGCAAACCGCCCAAGCCTACCACATCGCACCCCTGGTGAAGGGGCTGGCAAGGACCAGTCGGCGGAACATGAAAAACATTCATCCACGCGGGTGGTGCTGTGCGTGCAACTGCTGCAGGCGGGCCTTGGCAACGTGGGTGTAGATCTGGGTGGTCGACAGGTCGCTGTGGCCAAGCAGCATCTGCACCACGCGCAGGTCGGCGCCGTGGTTGAGCAGGTGGGTAGCGAAGGCATGGCGCAAGGTGTGCGGCGACAGCGCTTTGTCGATGCCGGCAACGCGCGCATAGTGCTTGATGCGGTGCC
This window harbors:
- a CDS encoding thioredoxin fold domain-containing protein, with the translated sequence MRVTQFFAAAALALASTFAVAAATDSNAGAEQAIRKSLQNLELDVPVESVASSPLNGLYEVKLQGGRVLYASADGQFVMQGYLFQIQDGKPVNLTEKTERQGVAKLINGIPAAEMVVYPAKGETKSHITVFTDTTCPYCHKLHAEVPELNRRGIEVRYVAFPRQGLGSPGDQQLQAVWCSSDRRGAMDKMVEGEEIKAAKCANPVGKQFQLGQSIGVNGTPAIVLESGQVIPGYQPAPQVAKLALAK